Proteins encoded together in one Coffea arabica cultivar ET-39 chromosome 2c, Coffea Arabica ET-39 HiFi, whole genome shotgun sequence window:
- the LOC113724702 gene encoding probable receptor-like protein kinase At5g24010: MKSFTAPAIALSSAFFLLFFTTLVSSSSSSSFHPIDHYLISCGSHEPSIIDLDHRRFTGDSSTSASRFFTTPSTRTIPLTNSDPASSNSSPLYRTARAFSSPCKYSFPIQDHRGGTHHLVRLHFSPFFNSTSFDFSAVQFHVLANGFLLLRDFSIQNSPKDGIVIKEYIIRVDSDKLDITFVPKKRSNFAFVNAIEVISAPHDLVADVAQFVNSEKNERINGLLNKGFETVYRVNVGGPKVTPFNDSLWRTWVPDGEFLEKSGHEGSLEIHFSGRIQYQMGGATREVGPDNVYNSARVIKSSNNVIPKSNIAWVFPGIEGYKYLVRMHFCDIASIGPYMLYFNVYVNGNLAYEDLDLSAMTNMLLASPFYADFVVEGLNSESLNVSVGPSNMSLTNAVDAILNGVEVFKISNSLGSFDGELCVESVMKSWRRGNAVVIVPLLAAVFLLLTASVVVQRRRSGGRDTVGWLRLPVDVSEINLKYGSQQSSGKL, encoded by the coding sequence ATGAAGAGTTTCACTGCTCCCGCCATAGCTCTTAGCTCCGCCTTCTTCTTATTATTCTTCACCACCCTcgtctcctcctcctcctcctcctccttccacCCAATCGATCATTACCTCATCAGCTGCGGCTCCCACGAGCCCTCCATCATCGACCTCGACCACCGCCGCTTCACGGGCGACTCCTCCACCTCAGCCTCCCGATTCTTTACCACCCCTTCAACCCGGACTATTCCACTCACCAACTCCGACCCCGCTTCTTCCAATTCTTCTCCTCTCTACCGCACTGCCAGAGCCTTCAGCAGTCCCTGCAAGTACAGCTTCCCAATTCAGGACCACCGCGGGGGGACCCACCACTTGGTACGCCTTCATTTCTCTCCTTTCTTTAATTCCACTTCTTTCGACTTCTCCGCTGTTCAATTCCACGTTTTGGCAAATGGGTTCTTGTTGTTACGCGATTTTAGCATCCAGAATTCCCCGAAAGACGGTATAGTAATCAAGGAGTATATCATAAGGGTTGATTCCGATAAGCTTGATATTACGTTTGTGCCAAAGAAAAGATCGAATTTTGCCTTTGTCAACGCAATTGAAGTGATTTCTGCACCCCATGACTTGGTCGCTGACGTAGCCCAGTTTGTAAATTCTGAGAAAAATGAGAGGATTAATGGATTGTTGAACAAAGGGTTCGAAACTGTTTATAGAGTGAATGTAGGAGGTCCAAAGGTGACACCTTTCAACGATTCTCTGTGGAGGACTTGGGTCCCtgatggtgaatttttggaaaaatccgGTCATGAGGGCTCCTTGGAAATCCACTTCAGTGGCCGGATTCAGTATCAGATGGGCGGGGCAACGCGTGAAGTTGGGCCGGACAATGTTTATAACTCAGCCCGGGTGATTAAGAGCTCGAATAATGTCATTCCCAAGTCGAACATAGCCTGGGTGTTTCCAGGGATTGAGGGTTACAAGTACTTGGTTCGGATGCATTTCTGCGATATAGCAAGCATTGGGCCTTATATGCTTTACTTTAATGTTTATGTAAATGGGAATTTGGCATATGAGGACTTGGATTTATCAGCAATGACAAACATGTTGCTTGCTTCGCCTTTCTATGCTGATTTTGTAGTGGAAGGGTTGAATTCCGAATCATTGAACGTTAGTGTTGGCCCGTCCAATATGAGCTTGACCAATGCTGTTGATGCTATCCTCAATGGGGTTGAGGTCTTCAAGATAAGCAATTCACTGGGTAGTTTTGATGGCGAGCTCTGTGTTGAGTCAGTTATGAAGAGCTGGAGAAGAGGAAATGCCGTTGTCATAGTGCCTTTACTAGCGGCAGTGTTTTTGTTGCTAACTGCATCCGTGGTAGTGCAAAGGAGGAGGTCTGGAGGCAGGGACACAGTGGGATGGTTAAGGTTACCTGTGGATGTCTCTGAAATTAATCTGAAGTATGGCAGCCAACAGTCATCTGGTAAACTCTGA